The following are encoded in a window of Flavobacterium psychrotrophum genomic DNA:
- a CDS encoding response regulator, with translation MDKTLKILIVDDHPMTVNGYINVLSEESFEGYDLQFNKALSCEEAYNIITNPVTTPDIAYLDLSLPPYPDQKIFSGLDLGMLLRKTSPSCTIIFLTMHSEASLIERLIEATDPQGILCKSDIDIDEFLKAFKIIFSGKMHYSHKILKSLKDRTLDNYKLDNYDRQILMRLHEGIPTQNIPNYVPLSINAIEKRIAHIKTLILDGKKNADDNDLIEAVKKMGIL, from the coding sequence ATGGATAAGACCTTAAAAATACTAATAGTTGACGATCATCCAATGACCGTGAACGGCTATATAAACGTACTTTCGGAAGAAAGTTTTGAAGGATATGACCTTCAGTTCAACAAAGCCTTAAGCTGTGAAGAAGCTTACAACATTATTACTAACCCCGTAACTACTCCTGATATTGCATATCTGGATCTTAGCCTGCCGCCGTATCCTGACCAAAAAATATTTTCCGGTCTGGATCTGGGTATGCTATTAAGAAAGACATCTCCTTCGTGCACTATTATATTTCTAACCATGCACAGCGAGGCATCACTGATAGAAAGACTTATAGAAGCCACAGACCCGCAGGGCATATTATGCAAAAGCGACATTGACATTGACGAGTTTTTAAAGGCTTTCAAGATCATCTTCTCTGGCAAAATGCATTACAGCCACAAAATACTCAAGTCGCTAAAAGACCGTACGCTTGATAATTACAAGCTGGACAATTATGACCGACAGATACTGATGCGCCTTCATGAAGGTATACCTACACAAAACATACCTAACTATGTACCGCTATCTATAAATGCTATAGAAAAACGCATAGCCCACATAAAAACACTTATACTCGACGGCAAAAAAAATGCCGATGACAACGACCTTATTGAAGCAGTAAAAAAAATGGGTATATTATAG
- a CDS encoding LytR/AlgR family response regulator transcription factor — protein MLQQVEDFPEYYCIGTAETREKAIDTILSNQPELVFLMLGKSSKSDITLSIITELYRFINELPYFVIISETDKYAYEALKTGVFDYIISPVALTELRRTLLKFQKVIPLSGGIVPQIVENVQELQEKPESERPAADVSKSDVDIQICIKSYGDYQFIALKDVVYLQADNNTTDFHLYNGKKLTAYKTLKHYENNLPSFFYRIHNSYIVNSNYVSRINTGKSLCYLNNNDVSVSFSKTFKDNIDTIIRKIAPEYI, from the coding sequence TTGCTTCAGCAAGTTGAAGATTTTCCGGAGTATTATTGTATTGGTACTGCTGAAACCAGGGAGAAGGCTATAGATACTATTCTTTCGAACCAACCTGAACTTGTTTTTTTAATGCTGGGAAAAAGCTCAAAGAGCGATATAACACTTAGTATTATAACAGAGCTTTACCGTTTTATAAATGAGCTACCGTATTTTGTAATAATTTCAGAGACAGATAAATATGCTTATGAAGCATTGAAGACCGGAGTGTTTGATTATATAATAAGCCCGGTAGCCCTTACAGAACTGCGGCGTACACTGCTAAAATTTCAAAAGGTAATACCGCTTAGCGGGGGCATAGTGCCCCAAATTGTTGAGAATGTGCAGGAGTTACAGGAAAAACCAGAATCTGAGCGTCCGGCGGCCGATGTGTCAAAATCTGATGTGGATATACAAATTTGTATTAAATCTTATGGCGATTACCAGTTTATAGCTTTAAAAGACGTTGTATATTTGCAGGCAGATAATAATACAACAGATTTTCATCTATATAATGGTAAGAAGCTTACAGCATATAAGACGCTGAAGCATTATGAAAATAATTTACCCTCTTTTTTTTACCGCATACACAACAGTTATATAGTAAACAGTAATTACGTGTCGCGCATTAATACAGGTAAGTCCTTATGTTACCTTAATAATAATGATGTTTCTGTGTCTTTTTCAAAAACATTCAAGGATAACATAGATACTATTATCCGGAAAATAGCTCCGGAATATATTTAA